The Amblyomma americanum isolate KBUSLIRL-KWMA chromosome 5, ASM5285725v1, whole genome shotgun sequence genome window below encodes:
- the hb gene encoding zinc finger protein hunchback — MAEDGGGRERSDASCGDDSDSDSTLNGNPLAQLQSALQKTGALGSALEGDASESPLLAELVPARKDLQQQPQQPPSSTDATSADSLSPSPYRCHMCTFQGRSKAEYNGHMATHLDHKCPMCDYRSRTEGRLKRHVKDFHSDDQWQQTLPGADECKDRTFRCRQCGHVAASKTDFWEHSKVHIRSEKLLTCPKCPFVTEYKHHLEYHLRNHFGSKPFKCSKCNYSCVNKSMLNSHLKSHSNVYQYRCADCNYATKYCHSLKLHLRKYVHRPASVLHSDGSPNPFPVLDVYGTRRGPRRGPRGYPPQEPAVPALQELGVQGQPLVGLIPAVACAQQQMLHAAAHASSGTVPWKCSVCDFATPDDQQMGRHVMGHAESQDLFRLHGFRNLANGLPQPPPLQQLQAPPPQQMQQPQQIKALQGLQSSQPVPHEIQDAVLKVEQTPPTPAVDVPYVSSTSSHEPPPPRDERRGSPLDLSRAPADLPRSRRKGRAMRIDKLCMRLQDASDAEEEAKNPESAEPSSAAPQGSPSILASRLREVSEQAENEQKPKDSFRCVYCDIAFEHCVMYTVHMGYHGYHDPFTCNMCGQRSEDKLAFFLHIARAAHL; from the exons ATGGCCGAGGACGGCGGCGGCCGTGAGCGTTCGGACGCCTCGTGCGGAGACGACAGCGACAGCGACTCGACCCTCAACGGAAACCCTCTGGCGCAGCTGCAGAGCGCACTGCAGAAGACCGGCGCACTGGGCTCCGCCCTCGAAGGCGACGCCAGCGAAAGCCCCCTCCTGGCCGAGCTGGTCCCGGCGCGCAAGGACCTGCAGCAACAGCCACAACAGCCGCCTTCCTCCACGGACGCCACCTCGGCGGATTCCTTGTCTCCCAGTCCGTACCGGTGTCACATGTGCACGTTCCAGGGCCGCTCCAAGGCCGAGTACAACGGCCACATGGCCACGCACCTGGACCACAAGTGCCCCATGTGCGACTACCGGTCCCGCACCGAGGGCCGCCTCAAGAGGCACGTCAAGGACTTCCACTCGGACGACCAGTGGCAGCAGACCCTTCCGGGCGCAGACGAGTGCAAGGATCGCACGTTCCGTTGCCGCCAGTGCGGCCACGTTGCGGCCAGCAAGACGGACTTCTGGGAGCACAGCAAGGTGCACATCCGCAGCGAGAAGCTGCTCACGTGCCCCAAGTGCCCGTTCGTTACCGAGTACAAGCACCACCTGGAGTACCACCTGCGAAACCACTTCGGCTCGAAGCCGTTCAAGTGTTCCAAGTGCAACTACAGCTGCGTCAACAAGAGCATGCTCAACAGCCACCTCAAGTCTCACTCTAACGTGTACCAGTACCGCTGCGCTGACTGCAACTACGCCACCAAGTACTGCCACAGTCTCAAGCTGCACCTACGAAAGTACGTGCACCGGCCGGCCAGCGTGCTGCACTCGGACGGAAGCCCCAACCCGTTTCCGGTGCTAGACGTGTACGGCACCAGGCGCGGACCGCGTCGAGGACCCCGCGGGTACCCTCCGCAGGAGCCTGCCGTGCCCGCCTTGCAGGAACTCGGCG TGCAGGGCCAGCCGCTGGTGGGCCTCATCCCTGCCGTGGCATGCGCCCAACAACAAATGCTGCACGCCGCAGCGCACGCTTCGTCCGGCACGGTGCCGTGGAAGTGCAGCGTGTGTGACTTCGCCACGCCCGACGATCAACAGATGGGCCGCCACGTCATGGGAcacgccgagagtcaagacctgtTCCGGCTGCACGGCTTCCGGAACTTGGCCAACGGGCTGCCCCAGCCGCCGCCACTGCAGCAGCTCCAGGCACCTCCCCCTCAACAGATGCAGCAGCCCCAGCAAATAAAGGCCCTTCAGGGACTACAGTCATCACAGCCAGTTCCACACGAGATACAAGACGCAGTGCTGAAGGTAGAGCAAACCCCGCCGACGCCAGCGGTCGATGTGCCGTACGTGTCCTCCACGTCTAGCCACGAGCCTCCACCTCCGCGGGACGAGAGGAGAGGCTCTCCCCTGGACCTCAGCCGCGCTCCCGCCGATCTGCCGCGCAGTCGACGGAAGGGCAGGGCGATGCGAATCGACAAGCTGTGCATGCGACTTCAGGATGCTTCGGACGCGGAAGAAGAGGCCAAGAACCCGGAGTCTGCCGAGCCGTCCTCCGCGGCCCCTCAGGGCTCGCCCTCCATTCTGGCGTCCAGGCTTCGCGAGGTCTCTGAACAGGCCGAGAACGAACAAAAGCCCAAGGACTCGTTCCGTTGCGTTTATTGCGACATTGCTTTCGAGCACTGCGTCATGTACACGGTTCACATGGGGTACCATGGATACCACGATCCTTTCACGTGCAACATGTGTGGCCAACGTAGCGAGGACAAGCTGGCCTTCTTCTTGCACATTGCGCGTGCTGCGCATCTTTGA